From Acanthopagrus latus isolate v.2019 chromosome 22, fAcaLat1.1, whole genome shotgun sequence, the proteins below share one genomic window:
- the rbm25b gene encoding RNA-binding protein 25b — translation MSFPPHLNRPLLPPPGMPPQFAGFASGTPMIPVHVGIMTSTPTVMMPSVAVVSKPPVPKKDLVALRAKDNEDSGPTTTVFVGNISEKASDMLIRQLLAKCGIVLSWKRVQGASGKLQAFGFCEYKEPESTLRSLRLLHDLPIGDKNLLVKVDAKTKAQLDEWKAKKKTTNGNKKAEEEGGDDEEEVLDEETKKKDQIIKGAIDGLMREYAAELNAPSQDEDSQRRKRKKEKKEEDDINTIDMEEDKRDLISREISKFRDTHKKLEEEKDKREKERLEFERERREREKERERERERRDREREKERERERERERERERERDRDKDRDRRTRDRERERDWERDRSRDRSTERSRSREMSRDRDREKKRDQEDEEEAYERRKLERKLRDKEAAYQERLKNWELRERKKARDYAKDSEREDERRREMMKEGKRLKEFLEDYDDDRDDPKYYRGSALQKRLRDREKEMEADERDRKREKEELEEIRQRLLDEGHPNPDAELRRMEEEEEERLRQPPIIQEPEPEEERERHRGSRDHRDRRHDQERIEPRTRPAHSDDEVEEGEEDDYDNDEDNPDVKPCLKPTMRPITAAPSVSSASGNVSPNTPGDESPCGIIIPHENSPPEALPQEEHRPKIGLSLKLGATGSPSQPNVVKRKKLPVDSVFDKFDDEEADEQPRKRKLVPLDYDDDKSLGVDGAGLSNIKGANTEEKRKHIKSLIEKIPTAKPELFSYPLDWSMVDTTLMERRVRPWINKKIIEYIGEEEPTLVDFVCSKVMAHSMPQSILDDVAMVLDEEAEVFIVKMWRLLIYETEAKKIGLVK, via the exons ATGTCCTTCCCTCCTCATTTAAACCGGCCACTGTTGCCGCCTCCTGGGATGCCTCCTCAGTTTGCTGGCTTTGCCTCAG GAACCCCAATGATCCCAGTTCATGTGGGCATCATGACCTCCACCCCTACAGTAATGATGCCTTCCGTGGCAGTGGTCAGTAAACCTCCGGTCCCTAAGAAGGATCTTGTTGCTCTGCGAGCCAAAGACAATGAAGACAGTGGCCCGACCACCACAGTGTTTGTGGGGAACATATCAGAGAAAGCCTCAGACATGTTGATCAGACAGCTGCTGGCA AAATGTGGTATTGTTCTGAGCTGGAAGAGAGTCCAAGGAGCCTCTGGCAAGCTTCAAG CCTTTGGGTTTTGTGAGTACAAAGAGCCAGAGTCCACACTGCGATCGCTGCGCCTGCTCCATGACCTGCCAATCGGTGACAAAAATCTGTTGGTGAAGGTAGATGCAAAGACTAAAGCGCAACTGGATGAGTGGAAGGCCAAGAAAAAGACTACAAATGGG AATAAGAaggctgaagaagaaggaggagatgatgaggaagaggttCTAGAcgaggagacaaagaagaaggaTCAAATTATTAAAGGTGCGATCGATGGATTGATGCGGGAATATGCTGCTGAACTCAACGCACCTTCACAGGATGAAGACTCCCAGCGacgaaagagaaaaaaggagaaaaaggaagag gatGACATTAACACTATTGATATGGAGGAGGACAAGAGAGACCTGATTTCCAGAGAGATTAGTAAATTTCGTGACACTCACAAG AAACTCGAAGAGGAGAAGGACAAGCGGGAGAAGGAGCGGCTGGAGTTTGAACGGGAACGGAGGGAGCGGGAAAAAGAGCGAGAGCGGGAAAGAGAGCGGCGGGACCGCGAGAGGGAGAAGGAGcgggagagagagcgggagcgAGAACGGGAGCGAGAACgggagagggacagagacaaagaccGTGACCGCAGGACCAGAGACAGGGAGCGAGAGCGAGACTGGGAGAGGGACAGAAGCCGTGACAGGAGCACTGAGCGCAGCCGATCCAG GGAGATGAGTCGAGAccgagacagagaaaaaaaacgagatcaagaggatgaagaggaggcatATGAACGCAggaagctggagaggaaactAAGAGACAAGGAGGCAGCCTATCAGGAG CGACTAAAAAactgggagctcagggagagaaagaaggcaCGGGATTACGCCAAGGACTCCGAAAGAGAAGATGAGCGGCGACGGGAAATG ATGAAAGAAGGCAAACGACTGAAGGAATTTCTTGAAGACTatgatgatgacagagatgACCCCAAGTACTACAG GGGCAGTGCGCTGCAGAAGCGTCTCAGAGACcgagagaaggagatggaggcGGACGAGcgtgacaggaagagagagaaggaggagctggaggagatcaGACAGAGGCTGCTAGACGAGGGACATCCAAACCCAGACGCAGAGCTACGCAGG atggaggaggaagaggaggagcgtCTGAGACAACCTCCCATCATCCAAGAGCCGGAGCCCGAGGAGGAGCGTGAACGCCACAGGGGTTCCCGTGACCACCGAGACCGGCGACATGACCAGGAGAGAATAGAGCCCCGCACACGGCCCGCCCACTCTGATGACGAGGTGGAAGAGGGTGAGGAAGATGATTATGACAATGACGAAGACAACCCAGACGTGAAGCCATGCTTGAAGCCTACGATGCGGCCCATCACAGCAGCACCCTCGGTGTCGTCGGCCAGTGGTAACGTGTCCCCTAACACGCCGGGAGACGAGTCACCCTGCGGCATCATCATCCCCCATGAAAACTCGCCGCCTGAGGCTCTGCCACAGGAGGAACACCGGCCCAAGATTGGCCTCAGTCTCAAACTGG GTGCCACAGGAAGCCCCAGTCAACCCAAcgtggtgaagaggaagaagctgccGGTGGACAGCGTCTTTGACAAGTTCGATGACGAGGAGGCCGACGAACAGCCCCGCAAGAGGAAGCTCGTACCCCTGGATTACGACGACGACAAGAGCCTTGGGGTAGATGGAGCCGGACTGTCCAACATAAAGGGGGCTAACACCGAGGAGAAACGCAAACACATCAAGAGTCTCATTGAGAAAATTCCCACAGCGAAGCCTGAGCTGTTCTCCTACCCGCTGGACTGGTCTATGGTTGACACg ACGTTAATGGAACGACGTGTCCGGCCCTGGATCAATAAAAAGATTATTGAGTATATTGGAGAGGAAGAGCCAACGTTAGTGGACTTTGTCTGCTCCAAG GTGATGGCTCACAGTATGCCACAGAGTATCCTGGATGATGTTGCCATG